A window from Chrysemys picta bellii isolate R12L10 chromosome 2, ASM1138683v2, whole genome shotgun sequence encodes these proteins:
- the LOC135981164 gene encoding uncharacterized protein LOC135981164, which translates to MQADNRKRAPAWTVREVLDLIAIWGEDSVLAELRSKTRNAKTFEKISKGMMERGHNRDSDQCRVKVKELRQAYQKTKEANGRSGSEPWTCRFYAELHAILGGAATTTPPVIVDSGSGIVSSATPEDSADGGEEEEEEEEEEELAESTQHSALPNSQDLFLSLTEVPSQPSQASIQDPDPMEGTSAAANSSSLPPPSRRLSQIRRRKKKTRDEMFAEIMESSRNDRAHLNEWKETVSKYRKEASEREDRRDQREERRDARDERWRQEDQRRQDATLGLLREQTDMLRRLVELQEWLQENRLPLQPLYPPPPSPCSVSSSPRRVRTRGGRLRTPSHSTPVDSPSKRLSFF; encoded by the exons atgcaggccgataatcgaaaaagagcaccagcatggaccgtgagggaggttctggatctgatcgctatatggggagaggattcagtgctagcagaacttcgttctaaaacacgaaatgccaaaacttttgaaaaaatctccaagggcatgatggagagaggccacaatagggactcagatcagtgccgcgtgaaagtcaaggagctcagacaagcctatcaaaaaacaaaggaagcaaacggtcgctctgggtcagagccgtggacatgccgcttctacgccgagctgcatgcaattctagggggggccgccaccactaccccacctgtgatcgtggattccgggtcggggatagtctcatcagctacacctgaggattctgccgatgggggagaggaggaggaggaggaggaggaggaggaggagcttgcagagagcacacagcactctgctctccccaacagccaggatctttttctcagcctgactgaagtaccctcccaaccctcccaagccagtatccaagaccctgaccccatggaagggacctcag cagctgcaaattcctcaagcctccctcctccatcccgaaggctatcacagataaggcgtcgtaagaagaagacgcgagacgagatgtttgcagaaattatggaatccagccgcaatgacagagctcatctgaatgagtggaaggaaacggtttcaaagtataggaaagaagccagtgaacgtgaggacaggagggaccaacgtgaggagaggagagacgctcgagatgagaggtggcggcaggaagatcagaggaggcaggatgcaacgctggggctgctgcgtgaacaaacagacatgctccggcgtctggtggagcttcaggaatggctgcaggaaaacagactgccgctacagcccctgtacccccctcccccctccccatgttccgtatcctcctcacccagacgtgtaagaacgcggggggggaggctccgtacaccttcccattccaccccagtggacagcccaagcaaaaggctgtcatttttttaa